From one Nonomuraea polychroma genomic stretch:
- a CDS encoding carbohydrate ABC transporter permease codes for MTSTLTRAGARTAPPRHRTKMVRWRGPLIAWLFLAPALLLFLYFKFIPMGLGLWKSFHEVHYITDTWVGWDNYKTILTDDAFGAAIWHSIVLALGTTVGSIVLGLGFALLIEGPARYLWFVRTAAFLPVVTTMAAVAEVWRIMFHPADSGMLNTIIGWVGIDPQPWLASENSSLWSIMLMSIWRGTPYDMMIFLAGLVGVDRTLYEAAAVDGASTWRRLRHITLPALRPVFWILFTLAAIRGLRVFVEVYVLTNGGPNGSSEVLMTLIYKLGFQSNELGVASAGGIVLFLATLTLTVVVQLLRRRQAA; via the coding sequence ATGACGTCGACCCTCACCCGGGCCGGGGCTCGGACGGCGCCCCCGCGCCACCGCACCAAAATGGTGCGGTGGCGGGGGCCGCTGATCGCCTGGCTGTTCCTGGCGCCGGCGTTGCTGCTGTTCCTGTACTTCAAGTTCATCCCGATGGGCCTGGGCCTGTGGAAGAGCTTCCACGAGGTCCACTACATCACTGACACGTGGGTGGGCTGGGACAACTACAAGACGATCCTCACCGACGACGCGTTCGGCGCCGCGATCTGGCACAGCATCGTGCTGGCGCTCGGCACCACGGTCGGCTCGATCGTGCTCGGGCTGGGGTTCGCGCTGCTCATCGAGGGCCCGGCCAGGTATCTGTGGTTCGTCAGGACCGCGGCGTTCCTGCCCGTGGTGACCACGATGGCGGCCGTGGCCGAGGTGTGGCGGATCATGTTCCACCCGGCCGACAGCGGCATGCTCAACACGATCATCGGCTGGGTGGGCATCGATCCACAGCCGTGGCTGGCCAGCGAGAACTCCTCACTCTGGTCGATCATGCTGATGAGCATCTGGCGCGGCACCCCGTACGACATGATGATCTTCCTCGCCGGGCTGGTCGGCGTGGACCGCACGCTCTACGAGGCGGCGGCCGTGGACGGCGCCTCGACGTGGCGGCGGCTGCGGCACATCACGCTGCCGGCGCTGCGGCCGGTGTTCTGGATCCTGTTCACGCTGGCCGCGATCCGCGGGCTGCGGGTGTTCGTCGAGGTGTACGTGTTGACGAACGGCGGCCCGAACGGGTCGTCCGAGGTGCTGATGACCTTGATCTACAAGCTCGGGTTCCAGTCGAACGAGCTGGGCGTCGCCTCGGCGGGCGGGATCGTGTTGTTCCTGGCCACGCTGACGCTCACCGTGGTCGTGCAGTTGTTGCGCAGGAGGCAGGCGGCATGA